Proteins co-encoded in one Thermogemmatispora onikobensis genomic window:
- the cas2 gene encoding CRISPR-associated endonuclease Cas2, with the protein MGPHDTCCYVIAYDIADDRRRARVHKLLCGFGKWTQYSVFECFLTRKELVLLRARLAAHLNEREDSVRIYPLCQACVKRVVTVGGEPPREERLYFS; encoded by the coding sequence ATGGGACCCCATGATACTTGCTGCTATGTCATTGCCTACGATATCGCTGATGATCGGCGCCGCGCTCGTGTACACAAGCTCCTCTGTGGCTTTGGCAAATGGACCCAGTATTCGGTATTCGAGTGCTTCCTGACCAGGAAAGAGCTTGTGCTGCTCCGTGCGCGCCTGGCAGCTCACCTGAATGAGCGGGAGGATAGTGTCCGCATCTATCCTCTCTGCCAGGCCTGTGTGAAGCGCGTTGTCACCGTGGGGGGCGAGCCACCACGCGAAGAGCGCCTCTACTTTTCCTAG
- the cas4 gene encoding CRISPR-associated protein Cas4 yields MVPFSALNALEYCPRRFYYEYVQAEMLVNALVLEGQLLHQRVDQPAVFAEKGVERIHRLYLASERLHIAGYLDALEEEAGKLVPVEYKRGREGRWLNDHIQLCAQALCLEEYLPHLAPLSHGYLFYFGSRRREQVLFLPELRQKTLESIQLALALAREPRPPAPLQGKTARRCRDCSLLPICLPEEVRALQEQQERGNATKSLLEIF; encoded by the coding sequence ATGGTTCCCTTTTCCGCGCTGAATGCCTTGGAGTATTGTCCAAGACGCTTCTACTACGAGTATGTTCAGGCAGAAATGCTGGTGAATGCTTTGGTGCTAGAGGGTCAGCTCCTGCACCAACGGGTAGATCAGCCTGCAGTATTTGCCGAGAAAGGTGTGGAACGCATCCACCGCCTCTATCTCGCTAGCGAGCGCCTGCACATAGCTGGCTACCTGGACGCGCTTGAAGAGGAGGCGGGCAAGCTGGTGCCTGTCGAATACAAGCGTGGGCGAGAGGGACGCTGGCTCAACGACCATATCCAGCTCTGCGCTCAAGCTCTCTGTCTGGAGGAATATCTCCCGCACCTGGCGCCGCTCTCGCACGGCTACCTTTTTTACTTTGGTTCACGACGACGTGAGCAGGTTCTGTTTCTCCCCGAGCTCCGTCAGAAAACCCTGGAAAGTATTCAGCTTGCTCTGGCGCTGGCCAGAGAGCCGCGCCCACCGGCTCCGCTTCAGGGGAAAACTGCCAGGCGTTGCCGCGACTGCAGTCTGTTACCGATCTGCTTACCTGAGGAGGTCCGCGCTCTCCAGGAACAACAAGAGCGGGGAAATGCGACGAAATCTCTGCTTGAAATCTTCTGA
- the cas1d gene encoding type I-D CRISPR-associated endonuclease Cas1d, with product MSTLYLMEAHSLVKRDTEDCLLIHIPEQRLVDGEQKTALIKKRIPLIKVDEVVVMGDVTLTAAALDLLLERKIPVHFVREHGSFQGSLIPEASKNALLRIAQHQAHHDLQRRLLLASCFVRGKLSNQRRLLQRRFPNQSPAVLKDLAAIIESLHKLPAAVSSSSLPRLSTGDHGIGGTPLETVLGLEGQGSALYYAAFPQMLVEPDIWRFPGRTRRPPTDPVNALLSYGYTVLANRLTGAVQLVGFDPYIGYLHSSGYGRPALALDLMEEFRPLIVDSVVVKLLNKHMVRRDDFEELFGTYRLKKEPKKRFLAALEERFHEEITHPVFGYRVSYMRCLELQARLLAKYLTGEIAHYQPFLVR from the coding sequence GTGTCTACGCTCTATCTGATGGAGGCCCATAGCCTGGTAAAACGAGACACGGAAGATTGCCTGTTGATCCACATTCCTGAGCAACGTCTGGTCGATGGAGAACAGAAAACGGCTTTGATCAAAAAACGTATACCTCTCATCAAGGTGGATGAGGTCGTGGTGATGGGAGATGTCACGTTGACAGCAGCTGCGCTAGACCTCTTGCTAGAGCGCAAGATCCCTGTGCACTTCGTGCGGGAGCACGGGAGTTTCCAGGGATCGCTGATTCCAGAGGCTTCGAAAAATGCGCTCTTGCGGATTGCTCAGCATCAGGCCCATCACGATCTGCAGCGGCGGCTCTTGCTGGCCTCCTGTTTTGTCAGAGGGAAACTGTCGAATCAGCGGCGTCTGCTCCAGCGGCGCTTTCCCAATCAGTCACCTGCGGTCCTGAAGGATCTCGCGGCAATCATCGAGTCGCTCCACAAGCTGCCTGCAGCGGTCTCCTCTTCTTCACTGCCCCGTCTCAGCACAGGTGATCATGGGATCGGTGGCACCCCTTTGGAAACGGTGCTAGGCCTCGAAGGACAAGGCAGCGCCCTCTACTACGCTGCTTTTCCGCAGATGCTGGTGGAGCCTGACATCTGGCGCTTTCCGGGCCGCACCAGGCGTCCCCCGACCGATCCCGTCAATGCCCTGCTGAGTTATGGTTACACCGTCCTGGCGAACCGCCTCACGGGGGCGGTCCAGCTGGTTGGCTTTGATCCCTATATCGGCTATCTCCACAGTAGTGGCTATGGTCGTCCGGCGTTGGCCCTCGATCTCATGGAGGAGTTTCGTCCCCTCATCGTCGACTCCGTCGTGGTGAAATTGCTGAATAAGCACATGGTGAGACGAGACGATTTCGAGGAGCTGTTTGGCACGTATCGCCTCAAGAAAGAGCCAAAAAAGCGCTTTTTAGCTGCCCTCGAAGAGCGCTTTCACGAGGAAATTACCCATCCCGTGTTCGGCTATCGCGTGAGTTACATGCGCTGCCTTGAGTTGCAGGCGCGTCTGCTGGCCAAGTACCTGACTGGGGAGATCGCGCACTATCAGCCGTTCCTGGTGAGGTAA